A region from the Arachis ipaensis cultivar K30076 chromosome B01, Araip1.1, whole genome shotgun sequence genome encodes:
- the LOC107634493 gene encoding DNAJ protein JJJ1 homolog (The sequence of the model RefSeq protein was modified relative to this genomic sequence to represent the inferred CDS: added 34 bases not found in genome assembly), with protein MASSSASAKRCHYEVLGLPRDCTPEEIRSAYRRLALQRHPDKLVQSGISQSEATAQFQELQHAYEVLSDPKERSWYDSHRSQILFSDPDTLRNSSVPDLFSFFSNTVFSGYSDSGRGFYKVYSDVFDKIHANEINFVKNLGLGVDSIRQAPVMGNLDSPYEQVTAFYGYWLGFSTVMDFCWVDEYDVSAGPNRRSRRLMEEENNKVRKKARREYNDTVRRLAEFVKKRDKRVIDMKMKKEKEELKRKEEQKEKKKRLEKERRERAMAYEEPEWAKVDEGEDGEDDLWFEEAEEGGKKGGEKEFYCVLCGKKFKSEKQWKNHEQSKKHKEKVAEFRDSIEDEDEEVAMDDLESEIEVEGREEKEGLESEEDADHVVEDLEERIRDSLNVAEESTRNGVEPDDDDEEEFYDASHEKEGNVVSVSVDGDDDDDEIGALEAMIAGHKSRKPHASTRKPNAPVPPTQIENEDDGVGPMEYKNRKGARKKRGSKKEKGRKNPEESRTAAVNGDEEHNNNNDDGNGNSHAEESSFQFNVENVINGKENGHDGRDKTSNKPADKRGDAKDTKSKAKTSSKGRKAKGASKNHGNTCETCGEEFESRNKLHKHLGDSGHAKIKGR; from the exons ACTATGAGGTTCTCGGCCTCCCCCGTGACTGCACTCCGGAGGAGATCCGCTCCGCCTACCGCCGCCTAGCCCTGCAGCGCCACCCCGACAAGCTGGTCCAATCAGGTATCTCCCAATCGGAAGCCACTGCGCAGTTTCAGGAGCTTCAGCACGCCTACGAGGTCCTCTCTGATCCCAAAGAACGCTCCTGGTACGACTCTCACCGCTCTCAGATCCTCTTCTCCGATCCCGACACCCTCCGCAACTCCTCCGTCCCCGACCTCTTCTCGTTTTTCTCCAATACCGTCTTCTCCGGCTACTCCGATTCCGGTAGAGGCTTCTACAAGGTGTATTCTGATGTTTTCGATAAGATTCACGCTAATGAGATCAATTTCGTAAAGAATTTAGGGTTAGGTGTTGATTCCATTAGACAAGCTCCTGTTATGGGTAATTTAGATAGCCCTTACGAGCAGGTTACTGCGTTTTATGGTTATTGGTTAGGGTTTTCGACTGTTATGGATTTTTGCTGGGTTGATGAGTATGATGTTTCGGCCGGTCCGAACCGGCGGTCGCGGCGGCTTATGGAGGAAGAAAATAACAAGGTAAGGAAGAAGGCGAGGAGGGAGTACAATGATACTGTGAGGAGATTGGCTGAGTTTGTGAAGAAGAGGGATAAGAGGGTGATTGATatgaagatgaagaaggagaaggaggagttGAAGCGGAAGGAGGagcagaaggagaagaagaaaaggttggaaaaggagaggagggagagggcaATGGCATACGAGGAGCCAGAGTGGGCGAAGGTGGATGAGGGCGAGGACGGGGAGGATGATTTGTGGTTTGAGGAGGCAGAGGAGGGGGGGAAGAAGGGTGGTGAGAAGGAGTTTTATTGTGTGTTGTGTGGGAAGAAGTTCAAGAGTGAGAAGCAGTGGAAGAACCATGAGCAGTCCAAGAAGCATAAGGAGAAGGTTGCTGAGTTTAGGGATTCGAttgaggatgaggatgaggagGTTGCTATGGACGATTTGGAGAGTGAGATTGAGGTGgaaggaagagaagagaaggaaggGTTGGAGAGTGAGGAGGATGCTGATCACGTGGTTGAGGATTTGGAGGAGAGGATTAGAGATAGTCTTAATGTTGCAGAGGAGAGCACTAGAAATGGAGTCGAGCCTGATGATGATGACGAGGAAGAATTTTATGATGCTTCACATGAAAAGGAAGGCAATGTGGTTAGTGTGTCTgtagatggtgatgatgatgatgatgaaattgGTGCTCTTGAAGCAATGATTGCAGGTCACAAGAGCAGAAAGCCACATGCTTCAACACGCAAGCCCAATGCCCCAGTGCCTCCAACTCAAATTGAGAATGAGGATGATGGGGTTGGCCCTATGGAATACAAAAACCGGAAGGGCGCAAGAAAGAAACGCGGATCCAAGAAAGAAAAGGGTAGGAAAAATCCAGAAGAATCCCGCACAGCAGCCGTCAATGGCGATGAAGAGCATAATAACAACAACGATGATGGGAATGGCAATTCTCATGCAGAGGAGTCTTCCTTCCAATTTAACGTGGAGAATGTGATTAATGGTAAAGAGAACGGGCATGATGGTAGAGATAAGACTTCAAATAAACCAGCTGATAAGAGAGGAGATGCAAAGGACACAAAATCCAAAGCTAAAACTTCATCaaaaggaagaaaagccaag GGTGCGTCAAAGAATCATGGCAATACTTGCGAGACCTGTGGAGAGGAGTTTGAGTCAAG gAATAAATTACATAAACATCTTGGCGATTCTGGGCATGCAAAAATAAAAGGTAGATAG